From a single Lolium rigidum isolate FL_2022 chromosome 7, APGP_CSIRO_Lrig_0.1, whole genome shotgun sequence genomic region:
- the LOC124670626 gene encoding probable serine/threonine-protein kinase PBL7, whose protein sequence is MLRSLQQNYSFIAGFAFSRLHLDPRDDVVITHARAGADKGRAKGNAGTKELSVLRDANGNALAAQTFTFRQLTAATRNFRDDCFIGEGGFGRVYQGRLDGGQVVAIKQLNRDGNQGNKEFLVEVLMLSLLHHQNLVNLVGYCADGDQRLLVYEYMPLGSLEDHLHDLPPEKEPLDWNTRMKIAAGAAKGLEYLHDKAQPPVIYRDFKSSNILLCDDFHPKLSDFGLAKLGPVGDKSHVSTRVMGTYGYCAPEYAMTGQLTVKSDVYSFGVVLLELITGRKAIDGTRTHAEQNLVSWARPLFNDRRKLPKMADPGLQGRYPMRGLYQALAVASMCIQSEAASRPVIADVVTALSYLASQKYDPNAAHASKKAGGDQRNRVGDSGRALLKNDEVGSSGHKSDKDDSPREPPPPGILSDRERMVAEAKMWGANVREKNRAAANAQGSQDSPTGTG, encoded by the exons ATGCTTCGTTCGTTACAGCAGAATTATTCATTCATTGCCGGCTTTGCTTTCTCGCGGCTGCATCTCGATCCGCGTGATGATGTGGTTATTACACATGCGCGTGCAGGGGCCGACAAGGGGCGGGCGAAGGGCAATGCCGGCACGAAGGAGCTCTCGGTTCTCAGGGACGCCAATGGCAACGCGCTCGCGGCGCAGACCTTCACCTTCCGCCAGCTCACGGCCGCCACCAGGAACTTCAGGGACGACTGCTTCATTGGGGAGGGAGGTTTCGGACGCGTCTACCAGGGACGTCTTGATGGAGGCCAG GTTGTTGCTATAAAGCAGCTCAACAGGGATGGTAATCAGGGAAACAAGGAGTTTCTGGTGGAGGTCCTCATGCTCAGCTTACTGCACCACCAAAACCTTGTCAATTTGGTTGGCTATTGTGCTGATGGAGACCAGCGCCTTCTTGTGTACGAGTACATGCCCCTTGGATCATTGGAAGATCATTTGCATG ATCTCCCTCCTGAGAAGGAACCTTTGGACTGGAACACTAGGATGAAAATCGCAGCAGGTGCTGCTAAGGGGCTGGAATACCTTCATGACAAGGCACAACCACCAGTTATATACAGAGACTTCAAGTCATCAAATATTCTACTTTGTGATGATTTCCATCCAAAGCTGTCAGATTTTGGTCTTGCTAAATTGGGCCCTGTTGGTGACAAGTCTCATGTTTCTACGCGTGTGATGGGAACATACGGCTATTGTGCTCCAGAATATGCTATGACAGGGCAACTTACAGTCAAGTCAGATGTCTACAGCTTCGGAGTTGTGTTGCTTGAGTTGATTACTGGGCGTAAGGCCATTGATGGCACCAGAACGCATGCAGAACAGAACCTCGTGTCATGG GCACGCCCTCTTTTCAATGACAGGCGGAAGCTCCCAAAGATGGCTGATCCAGGGCTGCAGGGACGATATCCCATGCGTGGGCTCTACCAAGCCCTGGCGGTGGCGTCAATGTGCATTCAGTCAGAGGCTGCTTCGCGTCCAGTTATCGCTGATGTTGTGACTGCTCTTTCCTACCTGGCGTCCCAAAAATATGATCCTAATGCGGCCCATGCCTCAAAAAAGGCAGGCGGCGATCAGCGAAATAGGGTTGGCGACAGCGGACGGGCGCTCCTGAAGAATGACGAGGTAGGCAGCTCTGGTCACAAGTCAGATAAGGATGACTCCCCCAGGGAGCCGCCTCCTCCGGGGATCTTGAGTGACAGGGAGCGGATGGTGGCTGAGGCGAAGATGTGGGGCGCGAACGTGCGGGAGAAGAATCGTGCTGCTGCCAATGCACAGGGGAGCCAGGATTCTCCAACCGGAACCGGGTAG
- the LOC124672161 gene encoding glycerophosphodiester phosphodiesterase GDPD2-like, with translation MAAQLMAARAAAAPDIADLATACANGAAESMLARDAAAPASGGARPPLVVIGHRGKGMNALASPDERLREVKENSVRSFNDAARVAGVGYVEFDVQVTKDGCPVIFHDNFIFTEQDGEISGKRVTDLGLEEFLSYGPQKDQGKVGRPLLRKLKDGRILRWDVRSDDALCTLQEAFEDVDARVGFNVELKFDDDLLYQEEELTGTLQAILKVVFEHAEERPIIFSSFQPDAAMIMRKLQDQYPVYFLTDGGTQLYADPRRNSLDEAVRLCRAGSLHGIVSEARAVFRHPSAVARVKDAGLSLLTYGQLNNGPEAVYMQHLMGVDGVIVDLVKEITHAVAEFCAAVAPEPGQENTEVGRFEFLDMAAPVQMTPHFSQREISFLLRLIPELAQ, from the exons ATGGCCGCCCAGCTCATGgcagcgcgcgccgccgccgcgccggacaTCGCCGACCTCGCCACGGCGTGCGCCAACG GGGCGGCCGAGTCGATGCTGGCGAGggacgcggcggcgccggcgtccGGCGGGGCGAGGCCACCGCTGGTGGTGATCGGGCACCGCGGGAAGGGGATGAACGCGCTGGCGTCGCCGGACGAGCGGCTGCGGGAGGTGAAGGAGAACTCGGTGCGGTCCTTCAACGACGCCGCGCGCGTCGCCGGCGTCGGCTACGTCGAGTTCGACGTCCAG GTGACTAAAGACGGCTGCCCGGTCATCTTCCACGACAACTTTATATTCACCGAGCAAGAT GGCGAAATCTCAGGGAAGCGTGTCACCGATCTTGGACTGGAGGAGTTCCTCTCCTACGGCCCTCAAAAGGACCAGGGCAAG GTAGGGAGGCCCTTGCTCCGGAAGCTCAAGGACGGCCGGATACTGAGATGGGACGTGCGGTCCGACGACGCGCTCTGCACGCTGCAGGAGGCGTTCGAGGACGTCGATGCACGTGTTGGGTTCAATGTCGAGCTCaagttcgacgacgacctcctgtaccaggaggaggagctcACCGGCACCCTGCAAGCCATCCTCAAG GTTGTTTTTGAGCATGCTGAGGAGAGGCCCATCATTTTCTCCAGCTTCCAGCCTGATGCAGCGATGATCATGCGGAAGCTGCAAGATCAATACCCT GTTTACTTCCTGACCGACGGAGGGACACAGCTCTACGCCGACCCGAGGCGGAACTCGCTAGATGAGGCCGTCAGGCTGTGCCGCGCCGGCAGCCTGCATGGCATCGTGTCGGAGGCCAGGGCGGTGTTCCGGCATCCCTCGGCGGTGGCCAGGGTCAAGGACGCCGGCCTCTCCCTGCTCACCTACGGGCAGCTAAA CAATGGTCCGGAGGCCGTGTACATGCAGCACCTGATGGGCGTCGACGGGGTGATCGTCGACCTGGTAAAGGAGATCACCCACGCCGTGGCGGAATTCTGTGCTGCAGTCGCACCGGAACCCGGCCAAGAAAACACTGAAGTGGGGAGGTTTGAATTTCTGGATATGGCCGCGCCAGTACAGATGACGCCGCACTTCTCGCAGCGGGAGATCTCCTTCTTGCTGAGGCTCATACCGGAGCTCGCACAGTAG